The DNA sequence GTCATATTTGGTTATTTCAGTAATTCTTGGGTTTCTGGTAATTATTGTTGTAAACTCAGGTTGACTTGAGAAGTTTTTGTTAGTACGCCGGTGATCATTCTCTGATCCTAATTGCCCTGAACATTAGGTTCATATTTAAGTTTCTATACTTTCTTTGACCTGTATGGACTTGTTGATCCATATTTAAATCATACCCATATATGACTGTACTCTTTTTGGCATGTAGGTATTGACTAAACCTAGTAGGCAATCTTTGTAAGGTAACTTGTAGGTGTCATTTTTTTCTTGTTAAGTTTTGTTTCGTGCTAGATTTGCTATCTTCAGTACAATATTGTTTATATGCTACTTACTGTTTTTATTGCTCATCTTGGATCCTATAATTTCTCGAAGTCTTTATATTGAGTTACTTGAACATCCATTCCATACAAAACTTAACAATTAGTAACTGTGGGATTTGATGCCATTTTGCAGATCAATCACCTGACCATATATCAGTCGGTTCAGTGCCAAAAAAGTCTAGTACATCCTCACGAGGTCGACGCCGTAATTTCTCATCATCAACATGCAAAGATTTTCTCCGGAAGTTTGTGGACAGTGAACTTTTAACTTCAAGCCTTGAGGATTGGTTCTGTGGTCACTGTGAAGATTGTGGTTTCAGGAAGCCAACTTTTGATGTTCCTTTCGACCTTACTGAATTACAGAATTTTGATTATGCTCTGGAGGGTGTTACTTTTCAGCAGCTAGTAAGGATGCCAAATGCTCTATGTTCGTCAACATCTGATGTTTTTGAAGCTACTGCATATCTTGCTTTGGAGGATTTCCTTCATGCAGGCATTAAAGGATTGTGGGAAACTTTCTGGGGCCCTGATGAGGCAATGCCTTCCTCAGTTGCCTGTATACACAGCTCAAGTTCCAAATTTTATCCTGCTGAGAAGGCTATTAGCAGTGGCAAACTCGATGGTGTTTGTGCAACTTCTGTACTGCTGAAGAATTTGAAGTATTCACAAGGAAGATGGGATGATATTGTTGTGTTGGCTTTGTTGAGACCTGATATTGGAATGGTTTCCGCACAGGGTGACCAGGAGCCATCTTCTGCTGTCTTAGGGGAGGCACTCTTCTTTGCTTTGCGTGTCCTACTGTCTCGAAGCCTTAGCAGATCCTCCACTGTTCTTCAcaattcagattgtatttatttgCTTCTTGTTGATTCACAGTTTGGAAGAGTAGTAAAGGTCCAAGGAGATTTgaacaagctggattttgatcaGAACAATGTTTATTACTGTGCTGCTGAATGGATAAAGAAGCATGCCAAGATTTCAGTTTCTTCTATAGATCGAGTATGGAACAAACTTGGGAATGCTAACTGGGGAGACATTGGGACCCTTCAAGTTCTCATGGCTATATTCCTCTCAATGATCCAATTTTATGGAGAGCCTAAGTATTCTCTTGATGAACTTGCCACAGAACATAGTTCAAGGCTACAAAGTCGAAGGTCAGAAAGACATTTAGTTGACAGACAAGCTAATGGTCATGGTTTATTTCAGTTCCAACAGCCAAGTCATTCTCCTGAAATTGTCGAAGTACATGAGGAACCAGCTGTTGATGTGAAACCACAGGAAACCTTGAAGCTTGAAATAGGATCTGTTGTATTGATGAATGATGCTTACATACAGAAAGGTTTTCAAATCAATGACATCCTAACAGACAGTGACCCTCCTATTTATACTTCTACTCCTGTAGAAGAACCTACCAAAACGTATCTACTGTATGTAGGCTCCAGCCCGTCTCATTTGGAACCGGCATGGGACGATATGAATTCCTGGTACCAAGTGCAGAGGCAGACCAAAGTACTGTCTTTGATGAAGCAAAGAGGCATTTCTAGCAGATATATACCACATATGGCATCTTCTGGGCGGATCATCCATCCAGGCACATGCAATAAGCCTAACTCAAATGGAAATTGTGACCATCCATGGTGCAGTACTCCAATTCTTGTCACCTCACCAGTTGGTCAGACTGTTTCAAATCTGATACGGAATGGATTGTTCGGTGTTGAGGAGGCACTGAGATGTTGCCATGATTGTTTATCCTCTCTTGCTGCAGCAGCATCTGCAGGAGTCCGTCACAGTGATATC is a window from the Sorghum bicolor cultivar BTx623 chromosome 5, Sorghum_bicolor_NCBIv3, whole genome shotgun sequence genome containing:
- the LOC8069265 gene encoding uncharacterized protein LOC8069265, with the translated sequence MEDQSPDHISVGSVPKKSSTSSRGRRRNFSSSTCKDFLRKFVDSELLTSSLEDWFCGHCEDCGFRKPTFDVPFDLTELQNFDYALEGVTFQQLVRMPNALCSSTSDVFEATAYLALEDFLHAGIKGLWETFWGPDEAMPSSVACIHSSSSKFYPAEKAISSGKLDGVCATSVLLKNLKYSQGRWDDIVVLALLRPDIGMVSAQGDQEPSSAVLGEALFFALRVLLSRSLSRSSTVLHNSDCIYLLLVDSQFGRVVKVQGDLNKLDFDQNNVYYCAAEWIKKHAKISVSSIDRVWNKLGNANWGDIGTLQVLMAIFLSMIQFYGEPKYSLDELATEHSSRLQSRRSERHLVDRQANGHGLFQFQQPSHSPEIVEVHEEPAVDVKPQETLKLEIGSVVLMNDAYIQKGFQINDILTDSDPPIYTSTPVEEPTKTYLLYVGSSPSHLEPAWDDMNSWYQVQRQTKVLSLMKQRGISSRYIPHMASSGRIIHPGTCNKPNSNGNCDHPWCSTPILVTSPVGQTVSNLIRNGLFGVEEALRCCHDCLSSLAAAASAGVRHSDIRPENVIRVSNGSGDPYFVLIGWGHAILEDRERPVMNLFFSSTFALQEGKLCAASDAESLIYLLYFSCGGVCPELDSVESALQWREISWSRRVIQQKLGDFSAVLKAFADYVDSLCGTYPMDYDIWLKRLRRTINEDHGKEVDTSSSS